A single Anopheles funestus chromosome 2RL, idAnoFuneDA-416_04, whole genome shotgun sequence DNA region contains:
- the LOC125764488 gene encoding potassium/sodium hyperpolarization-activated cyclic nucleotide-gated channel 3-like: MRQRLKDNRHVCTIEETRISQAEDRALPRHMKFLRALQKLRLASEKHPSAEKHLKSSYQIVKENERLLRSYPPYIVHPFSLLRLYSDVIVFIAMNLHLMLLPFAFSFLAFESHPTRHMVEYTDLSLCLILVAEFASTFCTGFVVFETNEIVLEPKKIFFNRLRPFRLTYDLFLFLPYILLLEVFEELIYEAGPETCLGFVTFLYLGHIARFRDSNRYFSVIPRSLKIAESKTRIVQVIMNTLYVLHWTTCLGYIIPILLQANPSFRPEEKQLPFVRQPQMHLPNVSMALENVANPFARFHLRDFETNASTTYRYLQSMMVTLRVVMASSEKKDIEEHFVYHWIMMLVMFLGWLWFNYVPVVLCRFFDSPEMATDQYDKFMANLNAFAYNKHLSVSLRTKLRNNFATRFRTRYFDEETIMGLFPQNLRSSIRMETCRHLVASVDLFKNLPYFILTDIVNCLRLEIYLQDDVIIAAGSYGDSMYFLAMGTVAVYAMNGKELGHLTDGAYFGEISLIKRNQQRTANVIALEACEIYRLSHEDFQNVIKPHAYLLNRIRKQAEQRLAMMKKKKDKMYGKKLCEAFLQ, translated from the coding sequence ATGAGGCAAAGGCTGAAGGACAACCGGCACGTTTGCACGATAGAAGAGACGCGCATTTCGCAAGCTGAAGATCGTGCCCTTCCAAGGCACATGAAATTTCTACGTGCCTTGCAAAAGCTGCGGCTTGCATCCGAAAAGCATCCTTCGGCAGAGAAGCATCTGAAAAGTTCCTATCAGATCGTTAAGGAAAACGAACGACTATTGCGTTCCTATCCACCGTACATAGTCCATCCGTTTAGCTTGCTCCGGCTGTACAGTGATGTGATCGTTTTCATCGCGATGAACCTTCATCTGATGTTGCTACCGTTTGCCTTCAGCTTTCTGGCATTTGAGTCTCACCCCACTCGGCATATGGTGGAGTACACAGATCTGTCGCTTTGTCTGATACTAGTAGCTGAATTTGCATCGACTTTCTGCACTGGATTTGTGGTTTTTGAAACGAATGAAATCGTCCTGGAACCGAAAAAGATCTTCTTCAATCGTTTACGACCCTTCCGGTTGACGTATGATCTGTTCCTGTTTCTCCCATACATACTGTTGCTGGAAGTGTTTGAAGAGTTAATCTATGAAGCAGGACCCGAAACTTGCCTTGGCTTTGTAACGTTCCTGTATCTCGGACATATTGCCCGATTTAGGGATAGCAATAGATACTTCAGCGTCATCCCAAGATCACTGAAAATAGCCGAAAGCAAGACACGCATTGTGCAGGTTATCATGAACACACTGTACGTGTTGCATTGGACCACATGTCTCGGTTACATTATACCGATTCTGCTTCAAGCGAACCCATCTTTCCGTCCCGAAGAAAAACAGCTGCCTTTTGTAAGACAACCACAAATGCACCTTCCAAACGTATCGATGGCGTTAGAAAATGTCGCCAATCCTTTCGCTCGGTTCCACTTACGTGACTTCGAAACCAACGCATCCACAACGTATCGGTACCTCCAGAGCATGATGGTTACGCTGCGGGTCGTTATGgcttcgagtgaaaagaaggaCATTGAGGAACATTTCGTGTACCACTGGATCATGATGCTCGTAATGTTTCTCGGTTGGCTCTGGTTCAATTACGTTCCCGTGGTGTTGTGCCGGTTCTTTGACTCACCCGAAATGGCCACCGATCAGTACGATAAGTTTATGGCAAATCTGAACGCTTTCGCCTACAATAAACATCTAAGCGTTTCGTTGCGAACCAAGCTCAGGAATAACTTTGCCACACGATTCCGCACCCGGTACTTCGATGAGGAGACAATTATGGGACTATTTCCGCAGAACCTACGCAGCAGCATTCGGATGGAAACGTGCCGCCATCTTGTGGCGAGTGtggatttgtttaaaaatcttCCCTACTTCATACTGACGGACATAGTGAACTGTCTGCGGTTGGAGATTTATCTACAGGACGATGTGATTATTGCGGCCGGCAGTTACGGCGATTCCATGTACTTCCTGGCAATGGGTACGGTAGCAGTTTATGCGATGAATGGGAAGGAGCTCGGACACCTGACGGATGGTGCATACTTTGGGGAGATATCGCTTATCAAGCGTAACCAGCAAAGGACCGCTAATGTGATCGCCTTAGAGGCTTGTGAAATTTATCGTTTGTCACACGAAGATTTCCAGAACGTTATAAAACCCCACGCCTATCTGTTGAATCGGATCCGTAAGCAGGCCGAACAGCGGCTGGcaatgatgaagaagaagaaggataaAATGTACGGCAAGAAGCTGTGTGAAGCATTTTTACAATGA
- the LOC125764526 gene encoding protein held out wings isoform X1 has protein sequence MNQQHNHHIMSSYGVSTENSGSNQQSTQSIADYLAQLLKDRKQLAAFPNVFLHMERLLDEEIAKVRASLFHINGVTKEPLQLPDPEGESITMNEKVYVPVKEYPDFNFVGRILGPRGMTAKQLEQETGCKIMVRGKGSMRDKKKEDANRGKPNWEHLSDDLHVLITVEDTENRASIKLKRALDEVKKLLVPHAEGEDELKKRQLMELAIINGTYRDSTTKVAPADNTFNFDPQQYTDERWKMAAAAAAADSRMLNQATLAANLAAANSLAGRTAPNPLGAPIILSPRISVPTTAASLIPGSGPPPTIDHTTGLIYASPYTDYSYALAAAGNPLLAEYPEHSVGAIKNPRRQYASRDHPY, from the coding sequence ATGAATCAACAACACAATCATCACATCATGAGTTCGTACGGTGTTAGCACTGAGAACAGTGGCTCGAACCAGCAGTCGACACAAAGCATTGCCGACTATCTGGCACAGTTGCTAAAAGACCGCAAACAGTTGGCCGCCTTCCCGAACGTTTTCCTGCACATGGAGCGGCTGCTAGACGAGGAAATTGCGAAAGTGCGTGCCTCACTGTTTCACATCAATGGtgtcacgaaggaaccgctgCAGCTTCCCGATCCGGAAGGTGAATCGATCACGATGAACGAGAAGGTATACGTGCCCGTGAAGGAGTATCCGGACTTTAACTTTGTCGGGCGCATTCTCGGTCCGCGCGGTATGACAGCCAAGCAGCTGGAACAGGAAACTGGCTGCAAGATTATGGTCCGAGGGAAGGGTTCGATGCGGGACAAGAAAAAGGAGGACGCTAACCGTGGCAAACCGAACTGGGAACACCTGTCGGACGATCTGCACGTACTGATCACGGTCGAGGACACGGAGAATCGTGCCTCGATCAAGCTGAAGCGTGCACTGGACGAGGTGAAGAAGCTGCTCGTACCGCACGCCGAAGGCGAAGACGAGCTGAAGAAGCGCCAGCTGATGGAGCTGGCCATCATCAACGGTACGTACCGGGACTCGACCACCAAAGTAGCGCCAGCGGACAACACCTTCAACTTCGACCCGCAACAGTACACCGACGAACGGTGGAAGATGGCGGCGGCGGCAGCGGCAGCCGATTCGCGCATGCTCAACCAGGCGACACTGGCCGCCAACCTGGCCGCTGCTAATTCGTTAGCGGGCCGCACCGCACCGAACCCGCTCGGTGCACCGATCATCCTGTCGCCCCGCATCTCCGTCCCGACGACTGCCGCCAGCCTCATACCCGGTTCGGGGCCACCGCCCACGATCGACCATACGACCGGGTTGATCTACGCCTCACCCTACACGGACTACAGCTATGCGCTGGCGGCCGCCGGCAATCCGCTGCTTGCGGAGTACCCCGAACACAGCGTAGGTGCAATCAAAAATCCAAGAAGACAATATGCGTCTCGCGATCATCCTTACTAA
- the LOC125764526 gene encoding protein held out wings isoform X4 yields the protein MNQQHNHHIMSSYGVSTENSGSNQQSTQSIADYLAQLLKDRKQLAAFPNVFLHMERLLDEEIAKVRASLFHINGVTKEPLQLPDPEGESITMNEKVYVPVKEYPDFNFVGRILGPRGMTAKQLEQETGCKIMVRGKGSMRDKKKEDANRGKPNWEHLSDDLHVLITVEDTENRASIKLKRALDEVKKLLVPHAEGEDELKKRQLMELAIINGTYRDSTTKVAPADNTFNFDPQQYTDERWKMAAAAAAADSRMLNQATLAANLAAANSLAGRTAPNPLGAPIILSPRISVPTTAASLIPGSGPPPTIDHTTGLIYASPYTDYSYALAAAGNPLLAEYPEHSVRQF from the coding sequence ATGAATCAACAACACAATCATCACATCATGAGTTCGTACGGTGTTAGCACTGAGAACAGTGGCTCGAACCAGCAGTCGACACAAAGCATTGCCGACTATCTGGCACAGTTGCTAAAAGACCGCAAACAGTTGGCCGCCTTCCCGAACGTTTTCCTGCACATGGAGCGGCTGCTAGACGAGGAAATTGCGAAAGTGCGTGCCTCACTGTTTCACATCAATGGtgtcacgaaggaaccgctgCAGCTTCCCGATCCGGAAGGTGAATCGATCACGATGAACGAGAAGGTATACGTGCCCGTGAAGGAGTATCCGGACTTTAACTTTGTCGGGCGCATTCTCGGTCCGCGCGGTATGACAGCCAAGCAGCTGGAACAGGAAACTGGCTGCAAGATTATGGTCCGAGGGAAGGGTTCGATGCGGGACAAGAAAAAGGAGGACGCTAACCGTGGCAAACCGAACTGGGAACACCTGTCGGACGATCTGCACGTACTGATCACGGTCGAGGACACGGAGAATCGTGCCTCGATCAAGCTGAAGCGTGCACTGGACGAGGTGAAGAAGCTGCTCGTACCGCACGCCGAAGGCGAAGACGAGCTGAAGAAGCGCCAGCTGATGGAGCTGGCCATCATCAACGGTACGTACCGGGACTCGACCACCAAAGTAGCGCCAGCGGACAACACCTTCAACTTCGACCCGCAACAGTACACCGACGAACGGTGGAAGATGGCGGCGGCGGCAGCGGCAGCCGATTCGCGCATGCTCAACCAGGCGACACTGGCCGCCAACCTGGCCGCTGCTAATTCGTTAGCGGGCCGCACCGCACCGAACCCGCTCGGTGCACCGATCATCCTGTCGCCCCGCATCTCCGTCCCGACGACTGCCGCCAGCCTCATACCCGGTTCGGGGCCACCGCCCACGATCGACCATACGACCGGGTTGATCTACGCCTCACCCTACACGGACTACAGCTATGCGCTGGCGGCCGCCGGCAATCCGCTGCTTGCGGAGTACCCCGAACACAGC
- the LOC125764526 gene encoding protein held out wings isoform X2, with translation MNQQHNHHIMSSYGVSTENSGSNQQSTQSIADYLAQLLKDRKQLAAFPNVFLHMERLLDEEIAKVRASLFHINGVTKEPLQLPDPEGESITMNEKVYVPVKEYPDFNFVGRILGPRGMTAKQLEQETGCKIMVRGKGSMRDKKKEDANRGKPNWEHLSDDLHVLITVEDTENRASIKLKRALDEVKKLLVPHAEGEDELKKRQLMELAIINGTYRDSTTKVAPADNTFNFDPQQYTDERWKMAAAAAAADSRMLNQATLAANLAAANSLAGRTAPNPLGAPIILSPRISVPTTAASLIPGSGPPPTIDHTTGLIYASPYTDYSYALAAAGNPLLAEYPEHSFSRLGCYAGPRQGQMKV, from the coding sequence ATGAATCAACAACACAATCATCACATCATGAGTTCGTACGGTGTTAGCACTGAGAACAGTGGCTCGAACCAGCAGTCGACACAAAGCATTGCCGACTATCTGGCACAGTTGCTAAAAGACCGCAAACAGTTGGCCGCCTTCCCGAACGTTTTCCTGCACATGGAGCGGCTGCTAGACGAGGAAATTGCGAAAGTGCGTGCCTCACTGTTTCACATCAATGGtgtcacgaaggaaccgctgCAGCTTCCCGATCCGGAAGGTGAATCGATCACGATGAACGAGAAGGTATACGTGCCCGTGAAGGAGTATCCGGACTTTAACTTTGTCGGGCGCATTCTCGGTCCGCGCGGTATGACAGCCAAGCAGCTGGAACAGGAAACTGGCTGCAAGATTATGGTCCGAGGGAAGGGTTCGATGCGGGACAAGAAAAAGGAGGACGCTAACCGTGGCAAACCGAACTGGGAACACCTGTCGGACGATCTGCACGTACTGATCACGGTCGAGGACACGGAGAATCGTGCCTCGATCAAGCTGAAGCGTGCACTGGACGAGGTGAAGAAGCTGCTCGTACCGCACGCCGAAGGCGAAGACGAGCTGAAGAAGCGCCAGCTGATGGAGCTGGCCATCATCAACGGTACGTACCGGGACTCGACCACCAAAGTAGCGCCAGCGGACAACACCTTCAACTTCGACCCGCAACAGTACACCGACGAACGGTGGAAGATGGCGGCGGCGGCAGCGGCAGCCGATTCGCGCATGCTCAACCAGGCGACACTGGCCGCCAACCTGGCCGCTGCTAATTCGTTAGCGGGCCGCACCGCACCGAACCCGCTCGGTGCACCGATCATCCTGTCGCCCCGCATCTCCGTCCCGACGACTGCCGCCAGCCTCATACCCGGTTCGGGGCCACCGCCCACGATCGACCATACGACCGGGTTGATCTACGCCTCACCCTACACGGACTACAGCTATGCGCTGGCGGCCGCCGGCAATCCGCTGCTTGCGGAGTACCCCGAACACAGC
- the LOC125764526 gene encoding protein held out wings isoform X3 → MNQQHNHHIMSSYGVSTENSGSNQQSTQSIADYLAQLLKDRKQLAAFPNVFLHMERLLDEEIAKVRASLFHINGVTKEPLQLPDPEGESITMNEKVYVPVKEYPDFNFVGRILGPRGMTAKQLEQETGCKIMVRGKGSMRDKKKEDANRGKPNWEHLSDDLHVLITVEDTENRASIKLKRALDEVKKLLVPHAEGEDELKKRQLMELAIINGTYRDSTTKVAPADNTFNFDPQQYTDERWKMAAAAAAADSRMLNQATLAANLAAANSLAGRTAPNPLGAPIILSPRISVPTTAASLIPGSGPPPTIDHTTGLIYASPYTDYSYALAAAGNPLLAEYPEHSSLSMFQVRQF, encoded by the coding sequence ATGAATCAACAACACAATCATCACATCATGAGTTCGTACGGTGTTAGCACTGAGAACAGTGGCTCGAACCAGCAGTCGACACAAAGCATTGCCGACTATCTGGCACAGTTGCTAAAAGACCGCAAACAGTTGGCCGCCTTCCCGAACGTTTTCCTGCACATGGAGCGGCTGCTAGACGAGGAAATTGCGAAAGTGCGTGCCTCACTGTTTCACATCAATGGtgtcacgaaggaaccgctgCAGCTTCCCGATCCGGAAGGTGAATCGATCACGATGAACGAGAAGGTATACGTGCCCGTGAAGGAGTATCCGGACTTTAACTTTGTCGGGCGCATTCTCGGTCCGCGCGGTATGACAGCCAAGCAGCTGGAACAGGAAACTGGCTGCAAGATTATGGTCCGAGGGAAGGGTTCGATGCGGGACAAGAAAAAGGAGGACGCTAACCGTGGCAAACCGAACTGGGAACACCTGTCGGACGATCTGCACGTACTGATCACGGTCGAGGACACGGAGAATCGTGCCTCGATCAAGCTGAAGCGTGCACTGGACGAGGTGAAGAAGCTGCTCGTACCGCACGCCGAAGGCGAAGACGAGCTGAAGAAGCGCCAGCTGATGGAGCTGGCCATCATCAACGGTACGTACCGGGACTCGACCACCAAAGTAGCGCCAGCGGACAACACCTTCAACTTCGACCCGCAACAGTACACCGACGAACGGTGGAAGATGGCGGCGGCGGCAGCGGCAGCCGATTCGCGCATGCTCAACCAGGCGACACTGGCCGCCAACCTGGCCGCTGCTAATTCGTTAGCGGGCCGCACCGCACCGAACCCGCTCGGTGCACCGATCATCCTGTCGCCCCGCATCTCCGTCCCGACGACTGCCGCCAGCCTCATACCCGGTTCGGGGCCACCGCCCACGATCGACCATACGACCGGGTTGATCTACGCCTCACCCTACACGGACTACAGCTATGCGCTGGCGGCCGCCGGCAATCCGCTGCTTGCGGAGTACCCCGAACACAGC